Proteins co-encoded in one Ictalurus furcatus strain D&B chromosome 9, Billie_1.0, whole genome shotgun sequence genomic window:
- the ndc80 gene encoding kinetochore protein NDC80 homolog isoform X2 codes for MSRKPSNRYSEMPMRVTDSRMSMANATPQSNNVFGKLNIPKPHSTTSERRTSFFGKGAGMGAGGQRNSIFGTYGGSEKIKDPRPLHDKTFVQQCIKELCEFLGDNGFPASITVKSLQSPSTKEFLKIFEFIYILLDPTFQMPTAKVEEEIPRILRDLRYPFPLSKSSMYSIGAPHTWPQALGALIWLIDTVRVFNSWKGQDVLFGDFSDGFTELEDGMEYSKLFLEYSSKTYNKFMQGADTFEDEDADYLSHLKRLYNVDEALLESQQEKHRVLMSEVERLEKESHNDRLMGQRTEKLKLHTDLQKLQSYRTRMESFKSHQENKVTALSEELEAANLQLESLKREQARLQHILENQKFTPADIERINRERNELQQNVNTLSHSLEEAQQLAWNEEITLTKTKERAEAKLAEYHKLARMLKLVPQSAENACGHDFEIKTVNDYGPTTATQIRTQIQNPLKSMLADVEEEFSNVTNMKLSLDETVEQIKSNISEKLNDIKQLKEQIRRLDEQLERDMQDMAHEEKKWAADMDSAESHKKLLEKKVMAGHEEAEEQLKAAQQQYHLVLQETKEESRMVANNLAHVFSAAVNHLDIIEKHCNDQVKKMEKMNEVIREDQADLQQLKEMVENFVARANVF; via the exons ATGAGCCGGAAACCAAGCAACAGATATTCCGAGATGCCGATGCGTGTGACTGACAGCAGGATGAGTATGGCGAATGCCACACCACAGAG CAACAATGTATTTGGCAAGCTGAACATCCCAAAGCCTCACTCCACCACGTCAGAGAGGAGGACCAGCTTTTTTGGAAA AGGAGCAGGTATGGGTGCTGGTGGGCAGAGAAACAGCATTTTTGGGACTTATGGAGGTTCGGAGAAGATAAAGGACCCCCGACCTCTTCATGATAAAACTTTTGTTCAGCAGTGTATCAAGGAGCTTTGTGAG TTCCTTGGAGATAATGGATTCCCAGCTTCAATCACAGTCAAATCTCTCCAGTCGCCCTCCACTAAAGAGTTCCTGAAGATCTTtgagtttatttacattttgttggACCCCACCTTTCAGATGCCTACAGCCAAGGTTGAAGAGGAAATCCCTAGGATATTGAGAGATTTGCG GTACCCATTTCCACTATCAAAAAGCTCCATGTACTCCATTGGGGCTCCACATACATGGCCTCAGGCTCTGGGAGCACTCATCTGGCTCATTGACACAGTTAGG GTCTTTAACAGTTGGAAAggtcaggatgtgctgtttggAGATTTTTCAGATGGCTTCACTGAGCTGGAGGATGGAATGGAGTACAGTAAG CTCTTTTTAGAATACAGCTCTAAGACCTACAACAAGTTTATGCAAGGAGCAGATACCTTTGAGGATGAGGATGCAGACTACCTCAGTCATCTGA AGAGGCTGTATAATGTTGATGAGGCTCTACTGGAGTCACAACAGGAGAAACACAGAGTGTTGATGTCTGAGGTGGAAAGACTGGAGAAAGAGAGCCATAAT gATCGGTTGATGGGACAGAGGACTGAGAAACTGAAGTTGCACACTGACCTCCAGAAGCTGCAGAGCTACCGTACTCGCATGGAGTCTTTTAAATCCCACCAGGAGAATAAGGTTACAGCGCTGTCTGAGGAGCTGGAGGCAGCAA ACCTTCAACTAGAGAGTCTGAAGAGGGAGCAGGCTAGGCTGCAGCACATTCTGGAGAATCAGAAGTTCACTCCAGCCGACATTGAGCGCATCAACAGAGAGAGGAACGAGCTGCAGCAGAATGTGAACACCCTGAGTCACAGTCTTGAGGAGGCCCAGCAGCTGGCCTGGAATGAGGAGATCACCCTGACCAAAACCAAGGAGAGG GCCGAGGCAAAGTTGGCGGAGTACCACAAACTGGCACGCATGCTAAAGCTTGTCCCCCAGTCTGCTGAGAATGCCTGTGGCCATGACTTTGAGATCAAAACAGTCAATGACTATGGCCCAACCACCGCCACCCAGATCAGGACTCAGATACAG AATCCTCTTAAAAGCATGCTGGCAGATGTAGAGGAGGAATTCAGCAATGTGACTAATATGAAGCTGAGCCTGGATGAGACAGTTGAACAG ATAAAGTCCAACATTTCCGAGAAGTTGAATGACATAAAGCAGCTAAAGGAGCAGATTCGGAGACTGGATGAGCAGCTGGAGCGTGATATGCAG GATATGGCTCATGAAGAGAAAAAGTGGGCAGCCGACATGGATTCTGCTGAAAGTCACAAGAAGCTTCTAGAAAAGAAAGTGATGGCTGGACATGAGGAGGCTGAAGAGCAGCTGAAAGCAGCCCAACAACA GTACCATCTTGTTCTTCAGGAAACCAAAGAGGAAAGCAGGATGGTGGCGAACAATCTGGCACATGTCTTCAGTGCTGCAGTCAACCACTTGGATATAATTGAG AAACACTGTAACGACCAAGTTAAAAAGATGGAAAAGATGAATGAAGTTATCCGTGAAGACCAAGCAGATCTGCAGCAGCTGAAGGAAATGGTGGAAAACTTTGTTGCTAGAGcaaatgttttttaa
- the ndc80 gene encoding kinetochore protein NDC80 homolog isoform X1 has protein sequence MFFPLHVVSLISVYTRVISCFCYKVNMSRKPSNRYSEMPMRVTDSRMSMANATPQSNNVFGKLNIPKPHSTTSERRTSFFGKGAGMGAGGQRNSIFGTYGGSEKIKDPRPLHDKTFVQQCIKELCEFLGDNGFPASITVKSLQSPSTKEFLKIFEFIYILLDPTFQMPTAKVEEEIPRILRDLRYPFPLSKSSMYSIGAPHTWPQALGALIWLIDTVRVFNSWKGQDVLFGDFSDGFTELEDGMEYSKLFLEYSSKTYNKFMQGADTFEDEDADYLSHLKRLYNVDEALLESQQEKHRVLMSEVERLEKESHNDRLMGQRTEKLKLHTDLQKLQSYRTRMESFKSHQENKVTALSEELEAANLQLESLKREQARLQHILENQKFTPADIERINRERNELQQNVNTLSHSLEEAQQLAWNEEITLTKTKERAEAKLAEYHKLARMLKLVPQSAENACGHDFEIKTVNDYGPTTATQIRTQIQNPLKSMLADVEEEFSNVTNMKLSLDETVEQIKSNISEKLNDIKQLKEQIRRLDEQLERDMQDMAHEEKKWAADMDSAESHKKLLEKKVMAGHEEAEEQLKAAQQQYHLVLQETKEESRMVANNLAHVFSAAVNHLDIIEKHCNDQVKKMEKMNEVIREDQADLQQLKEMVENFVARANVF, from the exons atgttttttccTTTACATGTTGTGAGTTTAATCAGTGTATATACTCGAGTGATTTCTTGCTTTTGCTATAAAGTCAACATGAGCCGGAAACCAAGCAACAGATATTCCGAGATGCCGATGCGTGTGACTGACAGCAGGATGAGTATGGCGAATGCCACACCACAGAG CAACAATGTATTTGGCAAGCTGAACATCCCAAAGCCTCACTCCACCACGTCAGAGAGGAGGACCAGCTTTTTTGGAAA AGGAGCAGGTATGGGTGCTGGTGGGCAGAGAAACAGCATTTTTGGGACTTATGGAGGTTCGGAGAAGATAAAGGACCCCCGACCTCTTCATGATAAAACTTTTGTTCAGCAGTGTATCAAGGAGCTTTGTGAG TTCCTTGGAGATAATGGATTCCCAGCTTCAATCACAGTCAAATCTCTCCAGTCGCCCTCCACTAAAGAGTTCCTGAAGATCTTtgagtttatttacattttgttggACCCCACCTTTCAGATGCCTACAGCCAAGGTTGAAGAGGAAATCCCTAGGATATTGAGAGATTTGCG GTACCCATTTCCACTATCAAAAAGCTCCATGTACTCCATTGGGGCTCCACATACATGGCCTCAGGCTCTGGGAGCACTCATCTGGCTCATTGACACAGTTAGG GTCTTTAACAGTTGGAAAggtcaggatgtgctgtttggAGATTTTTCAGATGGCTTCACTGAGCTGGAGGATGGAATGGAGTACAGTAAG CTCTTTTTAGAATACAGCTCTAAGACCTACAACAAGTTTATGCAAGGAGCAGATACCTTTGAGGATGAGGATGCAGACTACCTCAGTCATCTGA AGAGGCTGTATAATGTTGATGAGGCTCTACTGGAGTCACAACAGGAGAAACACAGAGTGTTGATGTCTGAGGTGGAAAGACTGGAGAAAGAGAGCCATAAT gATCGGTTGATGGGACAGAGGACTGAGAAACTGAAGTTGCACACTGACCTCCAGAAGCTGCAGAGCTACCGTACTCGCATGGAGTCTTTTAAATCCCACCAGGAGAATAAGGTTACAGCGCTGTCTGAGGAGCTGGAGGCAGCAA ACCTTCAACTAGAGAGTCTGAAGAGGGAGCAGGCTAGGCTGCAGCACATTCTGGAGAATCAGAAGTTCACTCCAGCCGACATTGAGCGCATCAACAGAGAGAGGAACGAGCTGCAGCAGAATGTGAACACCCTGAGTCACAGTCTTGAGGAGGCCCAGCAGCTGGCCTGGAATGAGGAGATCACCCTGACCAAAACCAAGGAGAGG GCCGAGGCAAAGTTGGCGGAGTACCACAAACTGGCACGCATGCTAAAGCTTGTCCCCCAGTCTGCTGAGAATGCCTGTGGCCATGACTTTGAGATCAAAACAGTCAATGACTATGGCCCAACCACCGCCACCCAGATCAGGACTCAGATACAG AATCCTCTTAAAAGCATGCTGGCAGATGTAGAGGAGGAATTCAGCAATGTGACTAATATGAAGCTGAGCCTGGATGAGACAGTTGAACAG ATAAAGTCCAACATTTCCGAGAAGTTGAATGACATAAAGCAGCTAAAGGAGCAGATTCGGAGACTGGATGAGCAGCTGGAGCGTGATATGCAG GATATGGCTCATGAAGAGAAAAAGTGGGCAGCCGACATGGATTCTGCTGAAAGTCACAAGAAGCTTCTAGAAAAGAAAGTGATGGCTGGACATGAGGAGGCTGAAGAGCAGCTGAAAGCAGCCCAACAACA GTACCATCTTGTTCTTCAGGAAACCAAAGAGGAAAGCAGGATGGTGGCGAACAATCTGGCACATGTCTTCAGTGCTGCAGTCAACCACTTGGATATAATTGAG AAACACTGTAACGACCAAGTTAAAAAGATGGAAAAGATGAATGAAGTTATCCGTGAAGACCAAGCAGATCTGCAGCAGCTGAAGGAAATGGTGGAAAACTTTGTTGCTAGAGcaaatgttttttaa